A window of the Fuscovulum sp. genome harbors these coding sequences:
- the ettA gene encoding energy-dependent translational throttle protein EttA, translating into MASYQYVYHMDGVSKTYPGGKKVFENIRLNFLPGVKIGVVGVNGAGKSTLLRVMAGWDKDFQGEAWAAKGAKVGYLPQEPQLDPNLTVRENVKLGVAEKQGKLDRYNELAMNYSDETAEEMSQLQDQIDAENLWDLDSQIDVAMEALRCPPDDANVETLSGGEKRRVALCKLLLEAPDMLLLDEPTNHLDAETIAWLQKHLIEYKGTILTVTHDRYFLDDITTWILELERGKGLPHEGNYSSWLDAKAKRLAQEAREDKAKQKVLEKELEWIRAGAKARQAKSKARISAYEKMADESVKDLVGKAQIIIPHGPRLGSKVIEFENVSKSLGDKQLIENLSFALPPGGIVGVIGPNGAGKSTLMKMIIGTEQPDSGTITLGDTVQLSYVDQSRDSLDPNKNVWEEITDALDIVVLGDAEVNSRAYCSSFNFKGSDQQKKVGILSGGERNRVHMAKLLKSGGNVLLLDEPTNDLDVETLQALESAIEEFAGCAVIISHDRFFLDRLCTHILAFEGDAHVEWFEGNFQAYEDDKVRRLGPDSIEPKRVKYKKFSR; encoded by the coding sequence ATGGCCTCGTATCAATACGTCTATCACATGGATGGCGTGTCAAAGACCTATCCCGGCGGCAAGAAGGTGTTTGAAAACATCCGCCTGAACTTTCTGCCCGGGGTAAAGATCGGCGTTGTCGGTGTGAACGGGGCGGGGAAATCCACCCTGCTGCGCGTCATGGCCGGATGGGACAAGGATTTTCAGGGCGAAGCCTGGGCCGCCAAGGGGGCCAAGGTGGGCTACCTGCCGCAGGAACCGCAGCTGGACCCGAACCTGACCGTGCGCGAGAACGTCAAGCTGGGCGTGGCGGAAAAGCAGGGCAAGCTGGACCGCTACAACGAGTTGGCGATGAACTATTCGGATGAAACCGCCGAAGAGATGTCGCAGTTGCAGGATCAGATCGACGCGGAAAACCTGTGGGATCTGGACAGCCAGATCGACGTGGCGATGGAGGCCCTGCGCTGCCCGCCGGATGATGCCAATGTCGAAACGCTGTCGGGTGGTGAAAAGCGCCGCGTTGCGCTGTGCAAGCTGCTGTTGGAAGCACCCGACATGCTGCTCTTGGACGAACCGACCAACCACCTTGATGCCGAAACGATCGCCTGGCTGCAAAAGCACCTGATCGAATACAAGGGCACGATCCTGACCGTGACCCACGACCGCTATTTCCTTGACGATATCACGACCTGGATTCTGGAACTGGAACGCGGCAAGGGGCTGCCGCATGAGGGCAACTATTCCTCATGGCTGGATGCCAAGGCCAAGCGGCTTGCGCAGGAAGCGCGCGAGGACAAGGCCAAGCAGAAGGTTCTGGAAAAGGAACTGGAATGGATCCGTGCCGGTGCCAAGGCCCGGCAGGCCAAATCCAAGGCGCGTATCTCGGCCTATGAAAAGATGGCGGATGAGTCGGTCAAGGATCTGGTTGGCAAGGCGCAGATCATCATTCCGCATGGTCCGCGGTTGGGGTCCAAGGTCATCGAATTTGAGAATGTCTCGAAATCGCTGGGCGACAAGCAGTTGATCGAAAACCTGTCCTTCGCGCTGCCGCCGGGCGGGATTGTTGGTGTGATCGGTCCGAACGGGGCCGGGAAATCCACGCTGATGAAAATGATCATCGGCACAGAGCAGCCCGACAGCGGGACCATCACGCTGGGCGATACGGTTCAACTTTCCTATGTCGACCAGTCGCGCGATTCGCTGGATCCCAACAAGAACGTCTGGGAAGAGATCACTGACGCGCTGGATATCGTTGTTCTGGGCGATGCCGAGGTGAACAGCCGCGCCTATTGTTCGTCATTCAACTTCAAGGGATCGGACCAGCAAAAGAAGGTGGGCATCCTGTCGGGCGGGGAGCGCAACCGCGTTCACATGGCAAAACTGCTGAAGTCCGGGGGCAACGTGCTGCTGCTGGACGAACCGACCAACGATCTGGACGTGGAAACGCTGCAGGCGCTGGAATCGGCGATCGAAGAGTTTGCCGGTTGTGCGGTGATCATCAGCCACGACAGGTTCTTCCTTGACCGGCTTTGCACCCATATCCTTGCGTTTGAAGGCGATGCGCATGTCGAATGGTTCGAGGGCAACTTCCAGGCCTATGAGGATGACAAGGTGCGTCGTCTTGGCCCGGATTCGATTGAACCGAAGCGCGTGAAGTACAAGAAGTTCTCGCGCTGA
- a CDS encoding DMT family transporter, with product MRPLRGIALKLGSVLVFIVMVSMIKATADHVPAGQSVFFRSAFAIPVIVIWLVMRRELSTGLRAASPMGHVWRGFAGTCAMGLGFAGLGYLPLPEVTAIGYAAPLLTVIFAAMFLGEDVRLFRLSCVALGLVGVLIVLSPRLTLLEGGASHAEAFGALLVLGGAVFAALAQVFVRKLVQTEKTPAIVFYFSLTATVLSLATLPFGWVWPSPTELALLIGAGLLGGVGQILLTSSYREADASLVAPFDYASMLFALAIGWFVFAEMPSRTVLAGAALIILAGILIILRERKLGKNRAQQRKVTTPQG from the coding sequence ATGCGCCCGCTCCGCGGCATTGCCCTGAAACTCGGCTCCGTCCTTGTGTTCATCGTCATGGTTTCGATGATCAAGGCCACCGCCGACCATGTCCCGGCCGGGCAATCGGTGTTCTTCCGGTCCGCTTTCGCGATCCCTGTCATCGTGATCTGGCTTGTGATGCGGCGGGAACTGTCTACCGGCCTGCGCGCCGCAAGCCCGATGGGCCATGTCTGGCGCGGTTTTGCAGGCACCTGCGCGATGGGGCTGGGCTTTGCCGGGCTTGGCTATCTGCCTTTGCCCGAAGTCACGGCCATCGGCTACGCCGCCCCCCTGCTGACCGTGATCTTTGCGGCGATGTTTCTGGGCGAAGATGTCCGACTGTTCCGACTGTCCTGTGTTGCGCTGGGTCTGGTGGGGGTGTTGATCGTCCTGTCACCGCGCCTGACCCTGCTGGAAGGCGGAGCCAGCCATGCCGAGGCCTTCGGTGCCCTGCTGGTTCTGGGCGGCGCAGTCTTTGCCGCTCTGGCGCAGGTCTTCGTGCGCAAGCTGGTGCAGACGGAAAAGACACCGGCCATCGTGTTCTACTTTTCACTGACAGCCACGGTTCTGTCTCTGGCCACTCTTCCCTTTGGCTGGGTCTGGCCAAGCCCAACGGAATTGGCCTTGCTGATCGGTGCAGGGCTTCTGGGCGGTGTCGGTCAGATTCTGCTGACATCCAGTTACCGCGAGGCCGACGCCTCGCTCGTGGCGCCCTTTGACTATGCCTCGATGCTGTTCGCACTGGCTATTGGCTGGTTTGTCTTTGCCGAAATGCCCAGCCGGACCGTGCTTGCCGGCGCGGCCCTGATCATTCTGGCAGGCATTCTGATTATCCTGCGCGAACGCAAGCTGGGAAAGAACCGGGCGCAGCAGCGCAAGGTCACCACGCCGCAGGGATAG
- the ade gene encoding adenine deaminase, with translation MPQIAPKAPLSDRIAQGRGTVPADLVLRGGRVFDLITGDLVETDVAICGDTIVGVFGSYEGKRVIDVSGQVLVPGFIDTHLHIESSLVTPFEFDRCVTPRGVTTAICDPHEIANVCGLEGIGYFLDASSRTLMDIRVQLSSCVPSTHMETAGAQLEAADLIPLMDHPRGIGLAEFMNFPGVLMQDAGCMAKLEAWQGRHIDGHAPLLRGNDLNGYIAAGIRTEHEATTAEEALEKLRKGMRVLIREGSVSKDLASLASLLIERYAPYLCLCTDDRNPLDIAEHGHLDHMIRTAIALGAEPLAVYRAASLSAAEAFGLKDRGLIAPGKRADIVVIDSLNGCHASRVFAGGVEVTEEAFAARQIIPPVARHSVKAPKVEAHHFRCGGNRVETPVIGILPGKIITEYLTYDIAPTDGDKRPDLDRDLIRIAVIERHGRNGNRATGFVKGFGLKRGAIASTVCHDHHNIAVVGADYDDMALAANRLGEIEGGFVVVEGGRVLAELPLPVAGLMSLEPFEFVRERLVALRAAAAGLGVVLEEPFLQLAFLALPVIPHLKITDHGMVDVDRFEVIP, from the coding sequence ATGCCGCAGATCGCCCCCAAGGCCCCTCTTTCCGACCGCATCGCCCAAGGGCGTGGCACTGTGCCTGCCGATCTGGTGCTGCGGGGCGGGCGTGTGTTTGACCTGATCACCGGGGATCTGGTGGAAACGGATGTGGCAATCTGTGGCGATACGATTGTCGGTGTATTTGGCAGCTATGAGGGCAAGCGCGTCATCGACGTGTCAGGGCAGGTGCTGGTGCCGGGGTTCATCGACACGCATCTGCATATCGAATCCTCGCTGGTGACGCCGTTCGAGTTTGACCGTTGCGTGACGCCGCGTGGAGTGACGACGGCGATCTGCGATCCGCATGAGATTGCGAATGTCTGCGGGCTGGAGGGGATCGGTTACTTTCTGGACGCATCAAGCCGCACATTGATGGACATTCGGGTTCAGTTGTCGTCCTGCGTGCCGTCAACCCATATGGAAACGGCCGGCGCACAGTTGGAAGCGGCGGACCTGATCCCGCTGATGGACCATCCGCGCGGGATCGGGCTGGCGGAGTTCATGAATTTCCCCGGTGTTCTGATGCAAGACGCGGGCTGTATGGCCAAGCTGGAGGCGTGGCAGGGCCGGCATATCGACGGCCACGCCCCGCTTTTGCGCGGCAATGACCTGAACGGATATATCGCCGCGGGGATACGGACGGAGCATGAGGCGACGACCGCCGAGGAGGCGCTGGAAAAGCTGCGCAAGGGGATGCGGGTGCTGATCCGCGAAGGATCGGTTTCGAAGGACTTGGCTTCGCTGGCCTCGCTGCTGATCGAACGCTATGCCCCTTATCTGTGCCTGTGCACCGATGACCGCAACCCTTTGGACATCGCCGAGCATGGGCATCTGGACCACATGATCCGCACGGCCATCGCGCTTGGGGCGGAACCTTTGGCTGTCTATCGCGCGGCCAGCCTTTCGGCGGCTGAGGCCTTTGGATTGAAGGATCGCGGTCTGATCGCGCCCGGAAAGCGGGCCGATATCGTGGTGATCGACAGTCTTAACGGCTGCCACGCATCGCGGGTTTTCGCAGGCGGCGTTGAGGTGACGGAGGAAGCCTTTGCCGCGCGGCAGATTATCCCGCCCGTGGCGCGGCATTCGGTCAAGGCGCCGAAGGTGGAAGCGCATCATTTCCGCTGTGGGGGCAACCGGGTAGAGACCCCAGTCATCGGCATCCTGCCCGGCAAGATCATCACCGAGTACCTGACCTATGACATCGCGCCCACCGATGGCGACAAGCGGCCTGATCTGGACCGTGACCTGATCCGCATCGCGGTGATTGAACGCCATGGCAGGAACGGCAATCGTGCCACGGGATTTGTAAAGGGGTTCGGGCTGAAACGGGGGGCGATCGCATCGACCGTCTGTCACGATCATCACAACATTGCCGTGGTCGGGGCGGACTATGACGACATGGCGCTGGCCGCCAACAGGCTGGGCGAGATCGAAGGAGGTTTCGTGGTGGTCGAGGGGGGGCGGGTGCTGGCGGAACTGCCCTTGCCGGTGGCCGGGCTGATGAGCCTTGAACCGTTCGAATTTGTCCGCGAACGTCTTGTGGCCCTGCGCGCTGCGGCGGCGGGGTTGGGGGTGGTGCTGGAGGAGCCGTTCCTGCAGCTGGCGTTTTTGGCGCTTCCCGTGATCCCGCATCTGAAGATCACGGATCACGGCATGGTGGATGTAGACCGCTTTGAAGTGATCCCGTGA
- a CDS encoding exopolysaccharide biosynthesis protein, with amino-acid sequence MGRGRKIARRFGKIEGAQPEGKKRFSQILDAIGADERRERVSVSDLMQAMDARAVAALILLFALPNVVPTPPGTSSILGLPLLYLTAQMMLGKLPWLPAIIADRSMTRSDFNSFVGRVTPLIARLERLLKPRFLFVTSVTGERIIGGICLALAIVLAMPIPLGNMLPALAISLMALGVLERDGLWVVIGAIVGALSMVIVSGVVWALAKATIFLIVNAF; translated from the coding sequence ATGGGCAGGGGACGAAAGATCGCACGGCGTTTTGGCAAGATCGAAGGGGCACAGCCCGAGGGGAAGAAGCGGTTTTCGCAGATCCTGGACGCGATCGGGGCTGATGAGCGGCGTGAGCGCGTGTCTGTATCCGATCTGATGCAGGCGATGGATGCGCGTGCCGTGGCGGCGCTGATCCTGCTTTTTGCCCTTCCGAATGTGGTGCCGACGCCGCCGGGGACATCGTCGATTCTGGGTCTGCCACTGCTTTATCTGACCGCGCAGATGATGCTGGGGAAACTGCCGTGGTTGCCCGCCATCATCGCGGATCGTTCGATGACTCGCAGCGATTTCAACTCGTTTGTCGGACGGGTGACGCCGTTGATTGCGCGGCTGGAACGGCTCCTGAAGCCACGGTTTCTGTTCGTGACCTCTGTTACAGGTGAGCGGATCATTGGCGGCATTTGCCTTGCCCTGGCCATCGTGCTGGCCATGCCTATCCCGTTGGGCAACATGCTGCCGGCACTTGCCATTTCGTTGATGGCGCTGGGTGTGCTGGAACGTGACGGGTTATGGGTGGTGATCGGTGCGATTGTCGGCGCGTTGTCGATGGTGATCGTATCCGGCGTGGTCTGGGCGCTGGCCAAGGCCACGATTTTCCTGATCGTCAACGCGTTCTGA
- a CDS encoding sensor histidine kinase N-terminal domain-containing protein, with translation MTASAAIGRWSLRRRLLGWLFLSTALLGLAALLDTWGEARRTAQGVSDRVLAGSALAIAERISVDLSGTIEVDIPYSALDMLASAAEDQVFYRVDGPDGFLTGYEALATVPRGQDDDTAFTDGLFGATPIRIATLYGQVSTGEDFLPYSVTVAESTRARDALARTILIRSALRLTGLAIGAALIVWFTVTSALRPLDRLAQTLSTRAPDDLSPLRADIPSEVASPIEAMNSFMERLDAAVAALRNFTGNAGHQLRTPLATVRAQLALIARTTPDAGQDSIAKAEAALVRAERVLAQLLMLARIDAAAARRALPATDLAAIARSTTADAIPEANRFGHDLGYEGADTLIARADPVLCAELLTNLVDNAIRYAGPQATITVRALATPDGPVLEVEDDGPGLPPDALPRLLARQDLRADAVQGTHGLGLAVVGEIARLFEARLEFAAAQGKPGHVIRCRFPDPGPVPGAV, from the coding sequence ATGACGGCATCCGCTGCCATCGGTCGCTGGTCGCTGCGGCGCAGGTTGCTTGGCTGGTTGTTCCTGTCGACGGCCCTGCTGGGCCTTGCCGCCCTTCTGGATACTTGGGGCGAGGCGCGGCGCACCGCTCAGGGCGTATCAGACCGCGTTTTGGCCGGGTCTGCGCTGGCCATCGCTGAACGGATCAGCGTCGATCTGTCCGGCACGATCGAGGTGGACATCCCCTATTCCGCGCTCGACATGCTGGCCTCGGCGGCCGAGGATCAGGTCTTCTACCGGGTCGATGGCCCTGACGGTTTCCTTACCGGGTATGAAGCGCTGGCCACCGTGCCGCGCGGGCAGGATGACGATACGGCCTTCACCGATGGCCTCTTCGGCGCCACACCCATCCGCATCGCCACCCTTTACGGGCAGGTCTCCACCGGCGAGGATTTTCTGCCCTATTCGGTCACCGTCGCCGAATCCACCCGCGCCCGCGATGCACTGGCGCGCACCATCCTGATCCGCTCTGCTTTGCGCCTGACCGGGCTGGCCATCGGGGCAGCGCTGATCGTGTGGTTCACCGTGACCAGCGCCCTGCGCCCGTTGGACCGGTTGGCACAAACCCTGTCGACGCGCGCACCCGATGACCTTAGCCCGCTGCGCGCGGATATTCCCTCTGAAGTGGCAAGCCCGATCGAGGCAATGAACAGCTTCATGGAACGCCTCGATGCGGCGGTGGCGGCCTTGCGCAACTTTACCGGCAATGCCGGGCATCAGTTGCGCACGCCGCTGGCCACTGTCCGCGCCCAGCTTGCACTGATTGCCCGCACCACACCCGACGCAGGGCAGGACAGCATCGCCAAAGCCGAGGCTGCGCTTGTCCGCGCCGAACGTGTGCTGGCGCAGCTTCTGATGCTGGCGCGGATCGACGCCGCCGCCGCCCGCCGCGCCCTGCCCGCCACCGATCTGGCCGCCATCGCGCGCAGCACCACCGCCGACGCTATCCCCGAGGCCAACCGCTTCGGCCACGACCTTGGGTATGAGGGGGCAGACACCCTGATCGCCCGCGCCGATCCGGTGCTTTGCGCCGAACTGCTGACGAACCTTGTCGACAACGCCATCCGCTATGCCGGCCCGCAGGCTACCATAACCGTCCGCGCCCTCGCCACGCCCGATGGGCCCGTGCTGGAGGTCGAAGATGATGGCCCCGGCCTGCCGCCCGATGCCCTGCCCCGCCTGCTCGCGCGGCAGGATCTGCGCGCCGATGCCGTGCAAGGCACCCATGGCCTTGGTCTTGCTGTCGTGGGCGAAATCGCCCGCCTGTTTGAGGCCCGGTTGGAGTTTGCCGCCGCACAAGGCAAGCCCGGGCACGTCATCCGCTGCCGTTTTCCCGATCCCGGCCCCGTTCCCGGTGCCGTCTGA